A single Verrucomicrobiia bacterium DNA region contains:
- a CDS encoding metallophosphoesterase: MNVTRTQTGFIMALMLGLCGPAFGTVTGQWDFNSSNLTATVGTALGYRGDTAAQTTFTTKTIGGQTAVVMAFPATTPTQGYVMAHGITPNSGDSYVNQFTLIMDVMYPAASSGQFRALLQTSESNNNDADLFIGSNNGIGIATIYQGVIAADTWHRVAFVFDLTLAEGHLRKFIDGALVGSQTLEGGADGRWALAPTALLFTDEDGETRAGFVNSIQIHDVPLSDADVAALGGPTADGIPLPPPPLTYAQYDFNGNLNSTVGGTDLTTGYATPASSAGVAFANQTIAGSSAQVASFTRGTYFVMAHGLGGNGGGTLLNQYTLIMDVMFPSRPTGWAVLYQSNPANDDDGDWFINPSQGVGISANYGGYVADGAWNRLAVVVDTIAGTFTSYVNGVKVQQNDGLEFNGRWALGPTFLLFADNDGENSGGYINSVQLRAEAMLPVEIAALGGAAAAGIPAPAPPDSLQVTTPNGGENYPAGTTQTITWIVNHPSGLVRVELYRGDDWYQTLGQTALSQSNFLWDIHPMLGDTNNYRIKLTSLNVPPLTDTSDQDFSVHGSIGELNPLFGQPLQTNGDFEQLSAGWEILTGNPLFPNSSGGKGSPHGGDFFFHGGNNASGSNTVIRQDIDLIAKGFTPADLDTGTALDAEVWLRTPQNSGAFDDQVSCRIGFLDTADQEISAARSLIAGNNVWQRRLITGLVPIGTRKLRVEIIADHRRDANNDGMADDLVVRLQKPWPLSSSPQITKLPMLQDYRTNAMRLFWETDGNLTRHYVDWGRSNVNENTISQIETVQIDATHFIHRATIRGLETERHYVYRVRSGTTTSATYPFRTAPFRDTPFSVAWWSDSQNGPEVLHQLIPSMITNQVDWMGVSGDLASSGNSLHDWKAYWFDALEFDNLAQTRPALFSRGNHDAEYAFSYAYSVLPGNGAWFAFDYGNSRFIFLDSEASTSASPEQYAWLVNELARPETQRAAFRVVSFHRLPYANLWNGGGYTGETWVRNDWVPLFQQYHVDMVINGHSHNYNRGITNGVTYTVVGGGGGYLDTERVAFWPVFTEEFSLFHYALMQINGRTMTWTAHGLTDQILDATTLPSRVPELALGRDNELVGAGKPGETYVIESSTDLHTWIGWRTNALPANGSGRWTNSISVDSGFRAYRARTSN; this comes from the coding sequence ATGAATGTGACTCGAACTCAGACTGGTTTCATCATGGCGCTGATGCTGGGCCTCTGCGGTCCGGCGTTCGGAACGGTCACCGGCCAATGGGATTTCAACTCCAGCAACCTGACCGCCACCGTCGGCACGGCGCTCGGGTATCGCGGCGACACGGCGGCGCAAACCACTTTCACCACGAAAACCATCGGCGGCCAAACGGCGGTGGTGATGGCGTTTCCGGCCACCACCCCCACGCAAGGTTACGTGATGGCTCACGGCATCACCCCCAACAGCGGCGACAGTTACGTGAATCAATTCACGCTGATCATGGACGTCATGTATCCCGCGGCCAGCTCGGGCCAATTCCGGGCGCTGCTGCAAACCAGCGAGAGCAATAACAACGACGCGGACTTGTTCATCGGCTCAAACAACGGTATCGGCATCGCCACCATTTACCAGGGAGTCATCGCTGCGGACACCTGGCATCGCGTGGCGTTTGTCTTTGACCTGACGCTGGCGGAGGGACATTTACGCAAGTTCATTGATGGCGCGCTCGTGGGTTCCCAAACGCTGGAGGGCGGTGCCGACGGACGCTGGGCGCTGGCCCCGACGGCCCTGCTCTTCACGGACGAAGATGGCGAAACCCGCGCCGGCTTCGTCAATAGCATTCAAATCCACGACGTGCCTCTATCCGATGCTGATGTCGCCGCGTTGGGCGGACCGACGGCGGACGGCATTCCCCTGCCCCCACCGCCGCTGACTTATGCGCAATACGACTTCAATGGCAACCTGAACTCGACGGTGGGGGGAACGGATTTGACCACCGGCTACGCCACTCCCGCCAGCAGCGCTGGCGTGGCGTTTGCGAATCAGACGATTGCCGGTTCATCCGCGCAGGTCGCGTCCTTCACGCGCGGAACGTACTTCGTCATGGCTCACGGTCTGGGCGGCAACGGCGGGGGCACGTTACTGAATCAATACACCCTGATCATGGACGTGATGTTCCCGAGTCGTCCGACCGGCTGGGCGGTGTTATACCAATCAAATCCCGCCAATGACGATGATGGGGACTGGTTCATCAATCCCAGCCAGGGCGTCGGCATCTCCGCCAATTACGGCGGTTACGTGGCTGATGGCGCCTGGAATCGCCTGGCCGTGGTGGTGGATACGATCGCCGGCACGTTCACCAGTTATGTGAATGGCGTGAAGGTCCAGCAAAACGATGGTCTGGAATTTAATGGCCGGTGGGCGCTCGGCCCGACGTTCCTGTTGTTTGCCGACAACGACGGAGAAAATTCGGGAGGTTATATCAACAGCGTGCAACTCCGCGCCGAAGCCATGCTACCTGTGGAAATTGCTGCGTTGGGCGGCGCCGCGGCGGCGGGCATTCCCGCGCCCGCACCTCCCGATTCGCTGCAGGTGACCACGCCCAATGGCGGCGAAAATTATCCAGCCGGCACCACGCAAACCATCACCTGGATAGTGAATCATCCCAGCGGACTGGTGCGGGTTGAACTTTATCGCGGCGACGACTGGTATCAAACCCTCGGTCAGACGGCGCTGAGTCAGAGCAATTTTCTCTGGGACATCCATCCGATGTTGGGCGACACGAACAATTACCGCATTAAACTTACGTCGCTTAACGTACCCCCCCTGACGGATACTTCCGACCAGGATTTCTCGGTTCACGGCTCCATTGGCGAATTGAATCCGCTCTTCGGCCAACCCCTGCAAACCAACGGCGATTTCGAGCAACTTTCCGCCGGTTGGGAAATTCTCACCGGCAACCCGCTCTTTCCGAACAGTAGCGGCGGCAAGGGCAGTCCTCATGGCGGCGACTTCTTTTTCCACGGCGGCAACAACGCCTCCGGCAGCAACACGGTCATTCGTCAGGATATTGACCTCATCGCCAAGGGTTTCACGCCAGCCGATCTCGACACTGGCACGGCGCTGGACGCGGAAGTCTGGTTACGCACACCGCAGAATTCCGGGGCCTTCGACGATCAAGTGTCCTGCCGGATCGGTTTTCTGGATACTGCCGATCAGGAAATCTCCGCTGCGCGTTCCCTGATCGCTGGCAACAACGTCTGGCAGCGGCGGCTGATCACCGGACTCGTGCCCATCGGCACGCGCAAGCTCCGTGTGGAAATCATTGCCGACCACCGGCGCGACGCCAACAACGACGGCATGGCGGATGATCTCGTCGTGCGCCTGCAAAAACCCTGGCCGCTCTCCTCATCGCCGCAAATCACCAAGCTCCCGATGTTGCAGGATTACCGTACGAACGCCATGCGTCTGTTTTGGGAAACCGACGGCAACCTCACCCGGCACTACGTGGATTGGGGACGTTCCAACGTGAACGAAAATACCATCAGCCAGATTGAAACGGTACAGATAGACGCCACGCATTTCATCCATCGCGCCACGATCCGCGGTCTGGAAACCGAGCGGCACTACGTCTATCGCGTGCGCAGCGGCACGACCACCTCCGCAACCTACCCCTTCCGCACCGCGCCCTTCCGCGATACCCCCTTCTCCGTCGCCTGGTGGAGCGACAGCCAGAATGGTCCGGAGGTGCTGCACCAACTGATTCCCAGCATGATCACCAATCAGGTGGATTGGATGGGCGTCTCGGGTGACCTCGCCAGCAGCGGCAACTCGCTGCACGATTGGAAGGCGTATTGGTTTGACGCGCTCGAATTTGACAACCTCGCGCAGACGCGCCCGGCCCTGTTCTCGCGCGGCAATCACGATGCCGAGTACGCCTTCAGTTATGCCTACAGCGTGTTGCCTGGTAATGGCGCCTGGTTCGCGTTCGATTACGGCAATTCCCGTTTCATCTTCCTGGATTCCGAGGCGTCCACCAGCGCGTCGCCCGAACAATACGCCTGGCTGGTGAACGAACTGGCCCGTCCGGAAACCCAACGCGCCGCCTTTCGCGTGGTCAGTTTCCATCGTCTGCCCTACGCCAATCTGTGGAACGGCGGCGGTTACACGGGCGAAACTTGGGTGCGCAACGATTGGGTGCCGCTCTTCCAACAATACCATGTGGACATGGTGATCAATGGCCACTCGCACAACTACAACCGCGGCATCACCAACGGCGTCACCTACACCGTCGTCGGCGGCGGCGGCGGTTACCTCGATACCGAACGCGTGGCGTTCTGGCCGGTCTTCACCGAGGAATTTTCACTGTTCCACTACGCGTTGATGCAAATCAATGGCCGCACCATGACCTGGACCGCGCACGGATTGACCGACCAAATTCTCGACGCCACCACGCTGCCCAGCCGCGTTCCGGAACTGGCGTTGGGACGGGACAACGAACTGGTTGGGGCCGGCAAACCGGGTGAAACCTACGTGATCGAAAGCTCGACGGACTTGCACACTTGGATCGGCTGGCGCACCAACGCCCTGCCCGCCAATGGTTCGGGACGATGGACCAACAGCATTTCGGTGGACTCCGGTTTCCGGGCTTATCGCGCCCGCACCAGCAATTGA
- the glpK gene encoding glycerol kinase GlpK codes for MKSAILALDQGTTSSRAIVFDHAGAIRAVAQQELPQSFPQAGWVEHDPEEIWQTQMDTARRALAQAGLKSSDIAAIGITNQRETTVLWDRKTSQPVHPAIVWQDRRTAAFCDELKRAGHAELIQQKTGLVPDAYFSGSKLRWLLDHVPNARARAERGELAFGTVDSWLLWKLTGGAVHATDVSNASRTMLFNLRSGTWDEELLQQLQIPRAVLPEVRSSSEIYGETAAGRFDTSLPIAGIAGDQQAALFGQNCFTRGMAKNTYGTGCFLLMNIGTEPRPSQNQLLTTVAWRVQEQTEFALEGSVFIGGAVVQWLRDGLGLVRSAQEIEALAASVPDSGGVYLVPAFAGLGAPHWDQYARGTITGLTRGTSAGHLARAALEGIAFQVADVLEAIAQDSGIAMNELRVDGGAAANNLLLQFQADILQVPVVRPRIIETTALGAAYLAGLAVGFWKNRDEVQRAWQMDRTFEPQMSRADAVHRRQRWAEALKRARDWEEHSSVKPAATQ; via the coding sequence ATGAAATCCGCCATCCTCGCCTTGGATCAGGGCACAACCAGTTCGCGAGCCATCGTCTTTGATCACGCAGGCGCCATCCGCGCCGTGGCGCAACAGGAGTTGCCCCAGTCCTTTCCGCAGGCGGGTTGGGTGGAGCATGACCCGGAGGAAATTTGGCAGACCCAGATGGACACCGCCCGTCGCGCACTGGCGCAGGCGGGGTTGAAGTCCAGCGACATTGCGGCCATCGGCATCACCAATCAACGCGAAACCACCGTGCTGTGGGATCGGAAGACCAGCCAGCCCGTTCACCCGGCGATTGTCTGGCAGGATCGGCGCACCGCCGCTTTCTGTGACGAACTCAAACGGGCTGGCCACGCGGAGTTGATTCAGCAGAAAACCGGATTGGTGCCGGACGCCTATTTTTCCGGCAGCAAATTGCGCTGGTTGTTGGATCACGTTCCGAACGCCCGCGCCCGCGCCGAGCGCGGTGAACTCGCTTTCGGCACGGTGGATTCGTGGTTGCTCTGGAAGCTTACCGGCGGCGCTGTCCACGCCACCGACGTCAGCAACGCCTCCCGCACGATGCTGTTTAATCTGCGGAGCGGGACCTGGGATGAGGAGCTGCTGCAACAATTGCAAATTCCGCGCGCGGTGTTGCCGGAAGTGCGGTCCTCCAGCGAAATTTACGGAGAGACCGCTGCCGGGCGGTTTGATACGTCGCTGCCGATCGCGGGAATCGCCGGCGATCAGCAGGCGGCGTTGTTTGGGCAAAACTGCTTCACGCGCGGGATGGCCAAGAACACGTACGGCACGGGCTGTTTCTTGTTGATGAACATCGGCACTGAACCACGGCCTTCGCAAAACCAATTGCTCACCACGGTGGCTTGGCGGGTGCAGGAGCAGACCGAGTTTGCGCTGGAAGGCAGCGTCTTTATCGGCGGTGCCGTGGTGCAATGGCTGCGGGATGGTCTGGGGCTGGTTCGCTCCGCCCAGGAGATCGAAGCTCTGGCCGCGAGTGTGCCGGATAGCGGCGGCGTTTATCTCGTGCCGGCGTTTGCCGGGTTGGGCGCACCGCATTGGGATCAATACGCGCGCGGCACCATCACCGGGTTGACCCGTGGCACGAGCGCCGGGCATCTGGCGCGAGCGGCGTTGGAAGGCATCGCGTTCCAAGTGGCGGACGTGCTGGAGGCGATTGCGCAGGATTCCGGCATCGCGATGAATGAACTGCGCGTGGATGGCGGCGCGGCCGCCAACAATCTGCTGCTGCAATTTCAGGCGGATATTTTGCAAGTGCCCGTGGTGCGACCTCGAATCATCGAAACCACCGCGCTCGGCGCCGCCTACCTGGCGGGCCTGGCCGTTGGGTTTTGGAAGAACCGTGATGAGGTGCAACGCGCCTGGCAGATGGACCGCACCTTTGAACCCCAAATGTCGCGCGCGGACGCGGTTCACCGGCGCCAACGCTGGGCCGAGGCGCTGAAGCGCGCTCGCGATTGGGAAGAACATTCCAGCGTCAAACCCGCCGCGACCCAGTGA
- a CDS encoding aquaporin family protein has protein sequence MNSLLAEFIGTMLLVTFGNGVVANVVLARTKGFNSGWIVITAGWGLAVFVGVFCAQEFSGAHLNPAVTVAMAAAEKFAWTEVPGYLLAQLLGGLVGGMLVFCFYREHFKASNDADAKLACFCTAPNIRKISQAFFCELIGTFMLVFPVFLMVGAKAKLPSASDEVLIGLGTLGAVPVALVVFAIGLSLGGTTGYAINPVRDLGPRLAHAILPVPGKRDSDWGYAWVPVIAPLVGGLLAALVYRLIIPTV, from the coding sequence ATGAACTCACTCTTGGCGGAATTTATCGGCACCATGCTGTTGGTCACCTTCGGCAACGGCGTGGTGGCCAACGTCGTGTTGGCGCGCACCAAAGGTTTCAACAGCGGCTGGATCGTCATCACGGCGGGCTGGGGATTGGCGGTGTTTGTGGGAGTGTTTTGCGCGCAGGAATTCAGCGGCGCGCACTTGAACCCCGCCGTCACCGTCGCCATGGCCGCGGCGGAGAAATTTGCCTGGACGGAAGTGCCCGGTTATCTGCTGGCGCAACTGCTCGGTGGGCTGGTGGGCGGGATGCTTGTCTTTTGTTTTTATCGGGAGCACTTCAAAGCTTCGAACGACGCGGACGCCAAGCTGGCCTGTTTTTGCACCGCGCCGAACATCCGGAAAATTTCGCAGGCGTTTTTCTGCGAACTCATCGGCACGTTCATGCTGGTGTTTCCCGTTTTCCTGATGGTCGGGGCGAAAGCCAAACTGCCGTCCGCATCCGATGAAGTTCTGATCGGGTTGGGCACGCTGGGGGCCGTGCCGGTGGCGCTGGTGGTGTTCGCCATCGGCTTGTCGCTGGGCGGCACCACGGGATATGCCATCAATCCGGTGCGCGATCTCGGTCCGCGGCTGGCGCACGCAATCCTGCCGGTGCCGGGCAAACGCGATAGTGATTGGGGCTACGCCTGGGTGCCGGTCATTGCGCCGTTGGTCGGCGGCTTGCTGGCGGCGCTGGTTTATCGCCTGATCATCCCCACCGTTTAG